In Arthrobacter ramosus, one DNA window encodes the following:
- a CDS encoding trypsin-like peptidase domain-containing protein, with the protein MIQQLPTRFSPYSLKSVRIQVLDINGTTVLQASGFLVSHHGSMWLVTNDHVVSGFNFESRRPRERDRIWLDWAENGSSRPNRIRVHLPTPDAEAPEALFEELSPARIDMDLYDASKNELWKSVKSPPTNGSLLADVVGIEIPKEEQERLPLADYCYFWNGEHPYFEVTDRVWVVGYPASVGKHVPTTPIWTSGSVASEPEIGLDSRFFIDSRTRPGQSGSPVIVHRQSRYLDEAGGLGEELPEKAILLGVYSGRTDEKSDIGSVWKTSVLSRIFNA; encoded by the coding sequence ATGATTCAACAGTTGCCAACGCGATTCTCGCCGTATTCTCTTAAGAGTGTTCGGATTCAAGTCCTGGATATCAACGGCACAACCGTGCTTCAAGCTTCGGGTTTCCTCGTGTCGCACCACGGCAGCATGTGGTTGGTGACAAACGACCACGTTGTATCTGGATTCAACTTCGAAAGCCGACGGCCCCGGGAACGCGATCGAATATGGCTCGATTGGGCAGAGAACGGCAGTAGCCGTCCCAACAGGATTCGTGTGCATCTGCCGACGCCAGACGCTGAAGCGCCGGAAGCGTTGTTCGAAGAATTGAGTCCTGCCCGCATTGATATGGATCTCTACGATGCGAGCAAGAACGAGCTCTGGAAATCGGTCAAGAGTCCTCCAACCAACGGGAGCCTATTAGCTGATGTGGTGGGCATTGAGATTCCGAAGGAAGAGCAAGAACGGCTTCCGTTGGCTGACTATTGCTATTTCTGGAACGGCGAGCACCCATACTTCGAAGTCACTGACCGTGTCTGGGTTGTCGGCTATCCGGCCTCCGTGGGCAAACACGTTCCAACAACCCCTATCTGGACAAGTGGTTCCGTAGCAAGCGAGCCAGAGATTGGATTGGATAGCCGCTTCTTCATTGACAGCAGGACGCGCCCAGGACAATCCGGATCGCCGGTTATAGTCCATAGGCAGTCGAGATACCTGGACGAGGCGGGTGGCCTCGGGGAAGAGCTTCCGGAAAAGGCGATCCTGTTGGGTGTATATAGTGGACGTACTGACGAGAAGTCGGATATCGGTTCGGTCTGGAAGACAAGCGTGCTGTCAAGGATATTCAACGCATAG
- a CDS encoding glycerophosphodiester phosphodiesterase: MTTHRTFVFAGHRGNMAGAPENTLLGFASAEHAGVDEIEFDVKVTADGELVILHDRTLARTAAAPSPHLHTPVEELTLEQVRSVDLGEGQRVPTLKETLDATTVLLQVEIKAPDAARPLAKFLRDRPEGDLQRCLFTSFDSLTLSAFADEWGDAPMGRGLGFHSHDVTSNWRDVIKMLGASVALIPLEQLTRPIVDELHDGGYLVAGSLLENHGDVRRIVELNVDMSASNLPEYARRLLLASHEFTSLFPTFSEANTARV; encoded by the coding sequence ATGACAACACACCGCACATTCGTATTCGCCGGGCATCGCGGCAACATGGCCGGCGCACCGGAGAACACGCTGCTCGGTTTCGCCAGCGCAGAGCATGCCGGCGTCGACGAAATCGAATTCGACGTGAAAGTAACCGCCGACGGCGAGCTCGTGATTCTGCACGACCGGACTCTCGCCCGCACCGCCGCAGCGCCGAGCCCGCACCTGCACACACCCGTGGAAGAACTCACGCTCGAGCAGGTACGAAGCGTCGATCTCGGCGAGGGACAGCGCGTACCCACACTCAAGGAAACCCTAGACGCGACAACGGTGCTGCTACAGGTTGAAATCAAGGCCCCGGACGCTGCACGTCCTCTAGCCAAGTTCCTCCGGGACCGGCCTGAAGGCGACCTGCAGCGCTGCCTGTTCACGAGCTTCGACTCACTCACGTTGAGCGCCTTCGCCGACGAGTGGGGGGACGCGCCAATGGGAAGGGGACTCGGTTTCCACTCCCACGACGTCACCTCCAACTGGCGCGACGTGATCAAAATGCTCGGTGCGTCTGTAGCCCTTATCCCATTGGAACAATTGACCCGTCCCATCGTCGATGAGCTGCACGATGGGGGCTACCTTGTCGCTGGTTCCCTTCTCGAAAACCATGGAGACGTGCGACGCATCGTTGAGTTGAACGTCGACATGTCCGCGTCCAACCTGCCCGAATATGCCCGCCGGCTGCTGCTGGCCAGCCACGAGTTCACTTCGCTCTTCCCCACATTCTCCGAGGCCAACACGGCACGAGTATAA
- a CDS encoding NAD/NADP octopine/nopaline dehydrogenase family protein: MANIVIRSDEANAAATALTLAARNHSVCLLTLALAPGEHDFSYFGERRTLPLRRVEELDPSAPRVGIVFAEGEDIKAGIRSVVGSTSPDLLVIIGGGITAAVESTEAAQSLGFDVCRILLAGAFLVGGNASAVRSEKQGVLAGFLAPGTPAPVVELAESTFPQISIGDAFSVALSSVNALFHLPPMILNAMSVERADDVRFYVEGFGDSVSRLLLELDADRLRLGAALGRVLVPIEELNDRYSGDADKHGTTLREKVNSPLSTQSIKLPSSFHHRFLAHELRSTFAPMSELADALGVDVPTIRSVVRLGEILLGSELGPEARAAAGKFLGLIDAKADSAR; encoded by the coding sequence ATGGCTAACATCGTAATCAGATCCGACGAGGCCAATGCCGCTGCGACAGCGCTGACATTGGCCGCGAGAAACCACTCCGTCTGCCTCCTCACACTCGCTCTCGCGCCGGGGGAGCACGATTTCAGCTATTTCGGGGAGCGACGCACACTTCCGCTCCGCAGGGTGGAGGAACTGGACCCATCGGCGCCGAGGGTGGGCATTGTCTTCGCCGAGGGAGAAGACATAAAAGCCGGCATCAGAAGTGTCGTGGGTTCAACGTCCCCAGATCTGCTGGTCATCATCGGCGGGGGCATCACAGCGGCTGTCGAATCCACGGAAGCGGCACAGAGTCTCGGTTTCGACGTTTGCAGGATTCTTCTGGCGGGGGCCTTCCTTGTCGGGGGCAATGCCTCCGCGGTCAGGTCTGAGAAGCAAGGGGTATTGGCGGGCTTCCTGGCTCCGGGAACGCCGGCGCCAGTGGTGGAGCTGGCTGAATCAACGTTTCCGCAGATTTCCATCGGCGACGCCTTCAGCGTGGCACTTTCGAGCGTCAACGCGCTCTTCCACCTTCCTCCGATGATCCTGAACGCCATGAGCGTCGAGAGGGCCGACGACGTCCGATTCTATGTCGAAGGGTTCGGCGACAGCGTCTCCAGGCTCCTGCTTGAGCTCGACGCAGATCGTCTCCGACTCGGTGCCGCGCTAGGCCGCGTCCTCGTGCCCATCGAGGAACTCAATGACAGATACAGTGGCGATGCTGACAAACACGGAACGACTCTCAGGGAAAAGGTCAACTCCCCGCTTTCCACCCAGTCCATCAAACTGCCCTCCAGCTTCCACCACCGGTTCCTGGCGCACGAATTACGGTCCACGTTCGCGCCGATGTCCGAACTGGCCGACGCACTGGGCGTTGATGTACCTACGATCAGGTCAGTCGTTAGACTCGGCGAAATCCTGCTGGGTTCCGAACTCGGGCCTGAGGCGCGGGCCGCGGCGGGCAAGTTCCTGGGCTTGATCGACGCGAAAGCGGATTCGGCCCGCTAA